Below is a genomic region from Amycolatopsis sp. 195334CR.
GTCCGCCAGGACCCGCAGAAGTTCCAGGGCAAGATCACCACGCGCGACGTCGGTGGCGCGTTCGGCTTCACCGTCTCCAGCGCGTTCACCGAAGCCGCCCCGGAATCCTGGCGTGACCTGGAGACGCTGCTGCCGGCGGCCCGACCGGAAACCTCGTCCGGCACGCAGACCGAGAAGATCCTCGCGGGCGAGTACCTGGCCGGGTTCTTCATCTCCGGCGCACCCGCGTACCCGGTGGTCGACAACAGCGGCGGCCTGTTCCAGGTGGCCTTCCCGAAGGACAGCACGGTCGTGCTGCCGCGCGGCATCGGCATCACGCCGAAGGCACCGCACGCGAACACCGCGAAGCTGTTCCTGGACTTCGTGCTCTCCCAGGAGGGCCAGCGCGCGGTCGCCGAGGGCGGCCTGACCGCCTACCGGCCCGACGTCACCGCCGCGCCCGGGCTGCGCACCCACCAGGAGGTGGTCGACGCCGTCGGGGCGGAGAACGTGGTGGTGGCCAAGTACGAACTGACCCCGGAGGACGAGGTCAAGGCGTTCGTCGACCGCTGGAACGGCCTGCTGGGCCGCTGACCCGACGAGCAACGGAGCCTCCCATGCCTGTCCTGACCGAACCACCGCGCCCGGCACTGCCGACCCCGCGGTACCGGCGCCCGCTCGGCGCGAAACGCGAACTGTGGGTGCAGTACGGCGTACTGGCCTTCCTGGCCGTGCTCGTGCTCGCCCCGGTGGTGCCCACGCTGATCCAGTCCGTGCTCGACCGCCCCCTGTACGAAGCGGGCGGGATCTTCACCCCGGACAACTACGTCCGGCTGTTCACCGAAGCCGGATTCGGCAAGGTGGTGCTCAACACCGCGTTGTTCGCCGTGGGCACCACCGTGCTGACCCTGCTCATCGCGGTGCCGATGGCGGTGCTGGTGGTCCGGACGAGGCTGCCGTTCGGCCGGGTCTTCGCCGGCGCCATGCAGTGGCCGTTCTTCATCTCCTCGCTCATCCTCGGCTTCGGCTGGATCACCCTCTACGGCCCGGCCGGGTTCGTCAGCACCGCGGTGCGGGACTGGATCGGCGTGGTGCCGTGGAACCTGTACTCCATTCCCGGCATGGCGATCACCGAGGCGGTGGCACTGGCCCCGATCGCCTACGTGTTCTGCGCCAACGCCCTGCGCAAGTCCGACGCCTCGCTGGAGAGCGCCGCGCAGGTCTGCGGCGCCCGTCCGCTGCGGATCCTGTTCACCGTGGTCGTGCCGATGCTGCGGCCGCCGATGGTCTACAGCTCGATCCTGGTGTTCAGCATGTCGGTGGAAACGCTGAGCGTTCCGCTGCTCTACGGCCAGCCCGTCGGCATCAGCGTGTTCTCCACCTTCCTCTACACCAACGGACTGCAGTCGATCGATCCCGACTACGGCATCCTCGGTGCGGCTTCCACGCTGATCCTGGTGGTCACCGTCGGACTGGTCGCGGTGCAGGCGAAGCTGCTGAAGAACGCGCAGCGATTCGTTTCGGTCCGCGGCAAGGCGACCCGGCCCCGGCGGCTCGAACTGGGCTGGATCAAGTGGATCGGCGTCGCCGCGATCACGCTGTACGTGGT
It encodes:
- a CDS encoding iron ABC transporter permease, coding for MPVLTEPPRPALPTPRYRRPLGAKRELWVQYGVLAFLAVLVLAPVVPTLIQSVLDRPLYEAGGIFTPDNYVRLFTEAGFGKVVLNTALFAVGTTVLTLLIAVPMAVLVVRTRLPFGRVFAGAMQWPFFISSLILGFGWITLYGPAGFVSTAVRDWIGVVPWNLYSIPGMAITEAVALAPIAYVFCANALRKSDASLESAAQVCGARPLRILFTVVVPMLRPPMVYSSILVFSMSVETLSVPLLYGQPVGISVFSTFLYTNGLQSIDPDYGILGAASTLILVVTVGLVAVQAKLLKNAQRFVSVRGKATRPRRLELGWIKWIGVAAITLYVVFGALLPIGGLIFRSFTRVFTPLQNPFQTLTSANYERVFGFSAYIQSIGNSLIVAGVGALAVSLVAVLAVLVSKRSTFRYRKLVEYLALAPQAIPGIIIGIGLFWAFAYLPLGLGGLVQGTLVALIIGFGLRALPSGFGSIAPSVLQLGQELDNAARVSGADWVRTFTSVLGRLLTPAFAGAVILTFVTMLKEYSPAIFLASAESNIIGTTMLELWVQGNTGSVAALATVQIAITAAFVGLAGLLMKGHTDA